The window GGTGCCGTAGTTATCTACAATAATTACGATGTTGGCTCCTGTTTCAGCTTTAATTTGTTCTATATCAATCATTAGTTCGAAGTGTTCTGGGTGGCAAATGTACTGTCTTTTTTGAAAACAGTTATATTTTTTGTGAGTAAATTGTAGGTTTTTAATATGAACCGATAAATATCATATTTATCGGTTTAAAGGTGTTCGTATGAATTAAGACATTGTTTTTTTATATTTTAAATAATACTTAACGTGGTTAGTGGTGAAAATTTGCTTTTTGTCGAGTATAGTATTTTTTTAACTAATTTAATGATTACCGTTGTTTTTAAAAAGCATTATTTTGCTTCAAAGAATGATAAAATATGCGATTTAAAGAGATGACAGAGACGGTTTTAATTAAAGTTTTGAAACAGAAGAAGATAAAGTTTAATTCGTTTAGAGTTAACCCTGAGCAATATTTGGACGAAGAGAATGAGGCTATAGACGAAGAGAATGAGGCTATAGGAGATAACTTAATTGAAGAAGTGCTTCACATGTTAAAAGATGTTGATGGCGAACCGAGTATTCCAGCGACGGAAGAGCTTTTTGTTGAAAAAGAATCTGTTGTGCTAGAAGATGATGTGGAAATAGAGGAAGTAGAAAAAGAAGAAACGGCTTCAGCTGAAGAGGGTGAGGTTTTTGCAGAAGAATTAGATGTACAAGCGTCAAGTTCTCATTCTACGGATACAGCAGGTACTTATCAGAAGCGTATGAAAAGTGGTTTTTTTGGAAAACGAAGACGTTAAGAAAAAGAGGTGTCGTATTAACGATGTAAACCTGAGAAGGTGACTCAATTTTAGTATGGTTATACTTTTTTTATAAAAACTAATTTGTGTACTTATTCTGTTAAGGATAGCTTCGAAAAAACATCCCATACGACAACACCACAACTAACACTTATGTTTAGAGAATGTTTTGTTCCAAATTGAGGGATTTCAATAACAACATCACTTGCGTCTACCACGTCTTGAGTAACACCTTTTACTTCATTACCAAAAACTAAAGCATATTTTTTATTGTCTTCAACTTTAAAGTCGTTAAGCATTGTGGCATGTTCTGCTTGTTCAATGGCGCAAATGCTTATGTTTTCAGTTTGTAATTTTTTTATTAAATCCATTGTATTCTCAACATGCTCCCAAGCAACAGTATCTGTACTTCCTAAAGCTGTTTTGTGGATGTCTTTGTGTGGAGGTGTAGCAGTGATGCCGCACAAATAAATTTTTTCAACTAAAAAGGCATCGCTAGTTCTAAAAACGCTACCAATATTATTTAAACTTCTAATGTTATCTAAAATAATAATTAAGGGTGTTTTTTTAGCCGATTTAAAGTCGTTAACACTTAATCTGTCTAGTTCGCTGTTCTTTAGTTTTCTCATTACAATGATTGTGAATAATTTTCAATAACTAAAATTGAATTGACTTCTATAAAAATCAATATTTAGTTACATTGCAAACTTACTAAAAACGTATATCCTTTGGCAACAAAAAGCAAAAAAGTCACGCCCTTAATGAAGCAGTATAATGCGATCAAGGCTAAATATCCTGATGCGCTATTATTATTTAGAGTGGGAGACTTTTACGAAACCTTCGGCTCGGATGCAATAAAAGCAGCTGGAATATTAGGTATTACTCTTACAAAAAGAGGAGCAGGAAGTGAAAGTGAAATTGAATTAGCTGGTTTTCCGCACCACTCGATAAATACTTATTTACCTAAATTGGTAAAAGCAGGAGAGCGTGTTGCTATTTGTGACCAATTGGAAGATCCAAAGCAAACTAAAAATATTGTAAAACGTGGGGTCACAGAATTGGTGACACCAGGAGTTGCTTTAAATGACGAAGTGCTTCAGTCTAAGACTAATAATTTTTTGTGCTCTGTGTATTTTGGAAAAGTTAATATCGGAATTTCATTTTTAGACATTTCAACTGGAGAGTTTTTGACTTCACAGGGTAATCAAGAATATATCGATAAATTACTTCAAAATTTTAGTCCAAGTGAGGTTTTGGTTGCTAAACCTAAACGTAATAAGTTTACTGAGTGTTTTGGTAAAGATTTTCACACGTTTAATTTAGAAGATTGGGTATATCAGCCTGATTATGCTAACGAAACGTTATTAAAACATTTTGATACTAAATCTTTAAAAGGATTTGGAATCGAAAATTTAAATGAAGGTATTATCGCATCGGGTTCGATACTGCATTATTTAGCAGAAACACAACATAATAAATTAGAGCATATTTCGTCTATTTCGCGTATTGCAGAAGATGATTATGTGTGGATGGACCGTTTTACTATCCGAAACTTAGAGCTTTATAATTCGACTAACAACAATGCGGTCACTTTATTAAATATCATTGATAAAACCATCTCTCCTATGGGAGGGCGTTTGTTAAAACGATGGTTGGCTTTGCCATTAAAACAGATAGATCAGATTAAGCAACGTCACGAAGTCGTATCTTATTTAAAAACAGATACTATTGTTTTGGGTAAAATTCAACATAATATAAAGTTGATTGGTGACTTAGAGCGCTTAATTTCTAAAATAGCAACTCAGAAGGTGAGTCCACGTGAGGTCATTCACCTTAAAAACTCTTTAGAAGCTATAATTCCTATAAAAGAGTTTGCTTCTAATTGTGATAACGAGTCCTTGCAGGTTATTGGAGATAATTTGCAAAGTTGTAATGTGCTTCGTGAAAAAATAAAAGAAACATTAAATGAAGAAGCACCAGTAAATATTTTAAAAGGAAGTTCTATTGCTGCTGGTTTTTCTGCCGAATTAGATGAGCTTAGAGCATTATCGACGTCAGGTAAGGATTATTTAGATCAAATGCTAAAGCGTGAAAGTGAGCGTACGGGAATCACGTCTCTTAAAATTGCATCTAACAATGTGTTTGGTTATTATATAGAAGTCAGAAATACGCATAAGGACAAGGTGCCTGAAGAATGGATACGAAAACAAACTTTAGTAAACGCAGAACGTTATATCACTGAAGAGTTAAAAGAATACGAAGCTAAAATTTTAGGTGCAGAAGAGCGCATTATGGCAATCGAGCAAAAGTTGTTTGCAGATTTGGTACAATGGATGAATCAGTATATTAAGCCAGTGCAACAAAATGCGTATTTAATTGCTAAAATTGATTGCTTGTGCGGTTTTGCACAGTTAGCGTCAGATAATAATTATGTGTATCCAAATTTAGACGAGTCGCATGATTTGGATATTGTTGAGGGGCGTCATCCTGTTATTGAAAAACAATTACCAATAGGAGAGCCTTATATCGCTAATAATGTATTTTTAGATAGGGAAGCGCAACAGGTTATTATGATTACAGGACCAAACATGTCTGGTAAGTCCGCTATTTTGCGTCAAACCGCTTTAATAGTACTGTTGGCTCAAATAGGAAGCTTTGTGCCCGCAAAAGAGGCTAGAATAGGTGTTGTAGATAAAATTTTTACACGTGTAGGGGCTAGTGATAATATATCGATGGGAGAATCTACATTTATGGTGGAGATGAATGAAACTGCATCGATTTTAAATAACATCTCTGATAGGAGTTTAGTTTTATTAGATGAAATAGGAAGAGGGACTAGTACTTATGATGGGATTTCTATTGCTTGGGCTATTAGTGAGTATTTACATGAGCACCCTGCGAAGCCTAAAACGTTATTTGCAACGCATTACCATGAGTTAAATGAAATGACAGAAACTTTTGAGCGTATTAAAAATTTCAATGTCTCCGTAAAAGAGTTAAAAGACAATGTGTTATTTCTGCGTAAGCTTGTAGAAGGTGGTAGCGAGCATAGTTTTGGTATACATGTAGCAAAAATGGCAGGAATGCCACAACAAGTATTAAGACGCGCAAATCAGATCTTAAAAAAGCTAGAGAAGAGTCATTCTAGTGAAGAATTGACAGATAAAGTTAAATCTATGCAAGATGAGATGCAATTAAGCTTCTTTA is drawn from Psychroserpens sp. NJDZ02 and contains these coding sequences:
- a CDS encoding RNA methyltransferase codes for the protein MRKLKNSELDRLSVNDFKSAKKTPLIIILDNIRSLNNIGSVFRTSDAFLVEKIYLCGITATPPHKDIHKTALGSTDTVAWEHVENTMDLIKKLQTENISICAIEQAEHATMLNDFKVEDNKKYALVFGNEVKGVTQDVVDASDVVIEIPQFGTKHSLNISVSCGVVVWDVFSKLSLTE
- the mutS gene encoding DNA mismatch repair protein MutS; translation: MATKSKKVTPLMKQYNAIKAKYPDALLLFRVGDFYETFGSDAIKAAGILGITLTKRGAGSESEIELAGFPHHSINTYLPKLVKAGERVAICDQLEDPKQTKNIVKRGVTELVTPGVALNDEVLQSKTNNFLCSVYFGKVNIGISFLDISTGEFLTSQGNQEYIDKLLQNFSPSEVLVAKPKRNKFTECFGKDFHTFNLEDWVYQPDYANETLLKHFDTKSLKGFGIENLNEGIIASGSILHYLAETQHNKLEHISSISRIAEDDYVWMDRFTIRNLELYNSTNNNAVTLLNIIDKTISPMGGRLLKRWLALPLKQIDQIKQRHEVVSYLKTDTIVLGKIQHNIKLIGDLERLISKIATQKVSPREVIHLKNSLEAIIPIKEFASNCDNESLQVIGDNLQSCNVLREKIKETLNEEAPVNILKGSSIAAGFSAELDELRALSTSGKDYLDQMLKRESERTGITSLKIASNNVFGYYIEVRNTHKDKVPEEWIRKQTLVNAERYITEELKEYEAKILGAEERIMAIEQKLFADLVQWMNQYIKPVQQNAYLIAKIDCLCGFAQLASDNNYVYPNLDESHDLDIVEGRHPVIEKQLPIGEPYIANNVFLDREAQQVIMITGPNMSGKSAILRQTALIVLLAQIGSFVPAKEARIGVVDKIFTRVGASDNISMGESTFMVEMNETASILNNISDRSLVLLDEIGRGTSTYDGISIAWAISEYLHEHPAKPKTLFATHYHELNEMTETFERIKNFNVSVKELKDNVLFLRKLVEGGSEHSFGIHVAKMAGMPQQVLRRANQILKKLEKSHSSEELTDKVKSMQDEMQLSFFNLDDPLLENIKEEIIDIDIDTLTPVEALMKLNEIKRMLVKKKQV